One genomic region from Apodemus sylvaticus chromosome 1, mApoSyl1.1, whole genome shotgun sequence encodes:
- the Qprt gene encoding nicotinate-nucleotide pyrophosphorylase [carboxylating]: protein MDPEGLQLLLPATTLATLANSWLQEDCPGLNFAALVTGSEPSQAVLWAKSPGILAGRPFFDAIFTQLNCQVSWYLPEGSKLVPVVKVAEVRGPTHHLLLGERVALNTLARCSGIASAAATAVEVARSTGWTGHVAGTRKTTPGFRLVEKYGLLVGGAACHRYDLGGLVMVKDNHVVAAGSMGKAVLKARQAAGFSLKVEVECSSLKEALQAAEAGADLVMLDNFKPEELHLTAATLKAKFPSVSVEASGGITVDNLPQFCGTYIDVISLGMLTQAAPALDFSLKLFAEGDTPVPHARRF from the exons GCCTGCAGCTCCTGTTGCCCGCTACAACCTTGGCAACCCTGGCGAACAGCTGGCTGCAAGAGGACTGCCCGGGCCTCAATTTTGCAGCCTTGGTTACCGGGTCGGAGCCCTCGCAGGCTGTGCTGTGGGCAAAATCTCCTGGGATTCTGGCAGGGCGACCCTTCTTTGACGCCATCTTCACTCAACTCAATTGCCAAGTGTCCTGGTACCTTCCGGAGGGATCGAAGCTGGTGCCCGTGGTCAAGGTGGCAGAGGTCAGGGGACCTACCCACCACCTGCTGCTGGGAGAACGGGTGGCCCTTAACACCCTGGCCCGCTGCAGTGGGATTGCCAGCGCGGCTGCGACAGCTGTGGAGGTAGCCAGGAGCACCGGCTGGACTGGACACGTGGCGGGCACGAGGAAGACAACGCCCGGGTTCAGACTGGTAGAGAAGTATGGCCTCCTAGTGGGCGGGGCAGCCTGCCACCGCTACGACCTGGGAGGGCTGGTGATGGTGAAAGACAACCACGTGGTAGCAGCAGGCAGCATGGGAAAG GCCGTGCTGAAGGCTCGGCAGGCAGCTGGCTTTTCCCTGAAGGTAGAGGTGGAATGTAGCAGCCTGAAGGAGGCCCTGCAGGCAGCAGAGGCTGGGGCTGACCTGGTAATGCTGGACAACTTCAAGCCTGAG GAGCTGCACCTCACAGCAGCTACACTTAAAGCCAAATTCCCCAGCGTGTCAGTGGAAGCCAGTGGGGGCATCACAGTGGACAACCTGCCCCAGTTCTGTGGGACGTACATTGACGTCATCTCGTTGGGAATGCTGACCCAGGCTGCCCCAGCCCTGGATTTTTCCCTCAAACTGTTTGCTGAAGGAGACACTCCAGTGCCTCATGCTCGCCGGTTCTAA